A single candidate division SR1 bacterium Aalborg_AAW-1 DNA region contains:
- the uvrB_1 gene encoding UvrABC system protein B, which translates to MNNNLKDFIHPDSHQNIPFLEHLFTKIDSHIANGGRVLLLTLTKKSSEEITNFLVARGYKAYYLHSEIATMDRWDIIKKLRNGEIDILVGINLLREGIDLPEVSLVSILDADKEGFLRSTTSLIQIIGRAARNPHGEVILYADMMTESMLKSLWETHRRRQIQHNFNQEHNIIPTIASSNVKNLEAVKTDEDLKQSFDSLQVKGQHKRLKRMTKKEKDLILTDLKKQLDNAIQTWDFESAVVLRDQIKEISGES; encoded by the coding sequence ATGAATAATAATCTCAAAGACTTTATCCATCCAGATTCGCATCAGAATATTCCCTTTTTGGAACATCTCTTTACAAAAATTGATTCCCATATTGCAAACTGAGGAAGAGTTTTGTTGCTAACGCTCACAAAGAAATCATCAGAAGAGATTACTAATTTTTTGGTTGCTCGTTGATATAAAGCATACTATCTTCATTCGGAAATTGCAACGATGGATCGCTGGGATATTATTAAAAAATTAAGAAATGGTGAAATAGATATCTTAGTCGGTATTAATCTTTTGAGGGAGGGTATTGATCTTCCAGAAGTATCATTAGTTTCTATTTTAGATGCAGATAAAGAGTGATTTCTTCGTAGTACCACTTCTCTTATTCAAATTATTGGGCGTGCTGCTCGTAATCCTCATGGTGAGGTTATTTTGTATGCTGACATGATGACCGAATCTATGCTCAAATCTCTCTGGGAGACACATCGTCGTCGTCAGATTCAACATAATTTTAACCAAGAACATAATATTATACCAACTATTGCTTCTTCTAATGTTAAAAATCTTGAAGCGGTAAAAACAGATGAAGATCTGAAACAATCATTTGATAGCCTACAGGTGAAATGACAACATAAGAGGCTTAAGCGTATGACAAAAAAAGAAAAAGATCTTATTCTGACTGATTTGAAGAAACAGCTTGATAATGCCATACAGACTTGGGATTTTGAATCTGCAGTGGTGTTAAGAGATCAGATTAAAGAAATTAGTGGAGAAAGTTAA
- the murB gene encoding UDP-N-acetylenolpyruvoylglucosamine reductase has translation MHSLKQYTTFAIDVQAKELITVTNEQQVQELVHNPLFQSSKNTIIIGGGSNILFTQDFDGLVLINKIAGKNLIKETDKHIIVKFGAGEIFNDIVERSVDNNYAGIENLISIPGTIGAAPVQNIGAYGMEISDRIVQVTGIDLTTGEKRTYTNEQCEFGYRDSIFKNSLKNNFFITEAILQLTKVDSSYNPKIHYGDIETMLLVQGRDGIKQLTPKQVSQTIAEIRASKLPDWKKIGTAGSFFQNPLISKDIYNNLKTEHPELIGHIVSQENVKLSAGNLIELVGLKGYRDGDAAVYDKHALVLVNYGSATGEQMKNLIHLIQTKVYDKFHIHLQPEVNIY, from the coding sequence ATGCACTCACTGAAACAATATACAACATTTGCTATTGATGTACAAGCTAAAGAACTCATAACAGTAACTAATGAACAACAAGTACAAGAACTTGTACATAATCCTCTTTTCCAATCAAGCAAAAATACTATCATTATATGATGAGGGTCAAATATTTTATTTACTCAAGACTTTGATGGGCTTGTACTCATCAATAAAATTGCTTGAAAAAATCTTATAAAAGAAACAGATAAACATATCATAGTAAAGTTTGGAGCAGGAGAAATTTTTAATGATATCGTCGAACGAAGTGTAGACAATAATTATGCTTGAATAGAAAATCTCATTAGTATTCCTGGTACCATAGGAGCAGCACCAGTACAAAACATATGAGCTTATGGCATGGAAATAAGTGATAGAATTGTACAAGTAACTGGAATTGATCTCACTACTGGAGAAAAAAGAACCTATACCAATGAACAATGTGAGTTTGGGTATCGTGACAGCATATTCAAAAATAGTCTGAAAAATAATTTTTTTATAACTGAAGCAATACTGCAGTTAACTAAAGTAGACAGCTCTTACAATCCAAAAATCCATTATGGCGATATTGAAACTATGTTACTTGTTCAATGACGAGATTGAATCAAACAACTCACTCCAAAGCAAGTATCACAAACTATTGCAGAGATAAGAGCATCAAAATTACCTGACTGGAAAAAAATAGGAACTGCTTGAAGTTTTTTTCAAAATCCTCTTATTAGCAAAGATATATATAACAATTTAAAGACAGAACATCCTGAACTTATTGGACATATTGTATCTCAAGAGAACGTAAAACTTTCAGCATGAAATTTAATAGAATTAGTAGGACTGAAATGATATAGAGATGGAGATGCCGCAGTATATGATAAACATGCGCTTGTGTTAGTAAATTATGGTAGCGCAACTGGAGAACAAATGAAAAATTTAATTCATCTTATCCAAACGAAAGTATATGACAAGTTTCACATACATCTTCAACCAGAAGTAAATATTTATTAA
- the ywlC gene encoding Threonylcarbamoyl-AMP synthase: MQDIQAIIKTLSSGKPVIYPTDTVYGLGCDAGNDVAVENLYALTSRPEHKGLIVLCDSLNMIEKYGEIRFDLEKRIIEHCMPGPLTLILDSRHELSALVEQPNGTLGVRIPDHDIALDIITAFGRPIATKSANRSGMVAPTDVNEIDPYFIDHGVMLIDGGICDIQIPSTIIRVIDEDDFQILRQGNMSEDEIRELIA, translated from the coding sequence ATGCAAGATATTCAAGCTATTATAAAAACACTTTCGTCTGGTAAGCCAGTTATTTACCCTACTGATACTGTCTATGGTTTGTGATGTGATGCTGGTAATGACGTTGCTGTGGAAAATTTGTATGCTCTGACGAGTCGTCCAGAACACAAGGGTTTAATTGTACTTTGTGATTCGTTGAATATGATTGAAAAATATGGTGAAATTCGTTTCGATCTCGAAAAAAGAATTATAGAACATTGTATGCCATGACCATTAACACTGATTCTTGATAGTAGACATGAACTATCTGCTTTGGTTGAGCAACCAAATGGGACACTATGAGTGAGAATACCAGATCATGACATTGCTCTTGATATTATTACCGCATTTGGTAGGCCTATTGCTACTAAAAGTGCGAATAGAAGTGGTATGGTAGCACCTACTGATGTTAATGAAATTGATCCATATTTTATTGATCACTGAGTGATGCTTATTGATGGTGGTATATGTGATATACAGATTCCTTCTACTATTATACGTGTTATTGATGAAGATGATTTTCAGATTTTGAGACAAGGAAATATGTCAGAAGATGAAATTAGAGAGCTCATTGCTTAA
- a CDS encoding valyl-tRNA synthetase — protein MTHTPSFSKRIHGSSLIQKRLEDDSHYYNQTGIYQGRSVIATPLQGFLDETTAQYLVYSDFYQRTKLEPSLIPIYIGPRSHSLHTQYNISTFIKQYTTDYGIIKDQLNFLGIGYSLYHLYHPTVIDALHHVDKKLVHDHRVGLRSDVVYYDIESGRVVPDHRIEKKIVNTQEYIVRFFLNSNKETLSGLIHHAYDLFGCVAILVNPHDKRYKKARGRDIILPISNRSVPVIPYEGVSVEGLGTRVLVPAHNREDFGIALELGLPIDIYAFDEWGKFTSYAKDFSHKSLQDFSENVIKFLDDISNLESTILSERVEYRDKYTNQLLYPLLKKNIYIGLGYQSFDDRNFIEHSGQYIGNSTLLENDVGKEENFCITNQDTYQPLLGSFSGYFDNQSIHSEEVNLIQDIVKDFYQWGLLHLPLKGDDIIDIFSLQYDGIYLWKIFFEARIQHTTYHNHEEVYTLLEKITQHIPSDHDIDTLLEYIDLGGYFLHTKQGYVVQHHDNYHYDNDYVALALIIYLTPTSLIDIVMVSDKTTFFKFFLYVHYYYYRKSLQLHIYALEDKKVFGSQWNTMQTLMSDVSRLLLLQACHHQDHDEIQYYYTAEEFDRFLQKRWNLVRIIPQSGNYTIEEQAKELLELSHHMSDYDTYLISTLHELYDDVVFSLQKHHTDHIVSITISTLWNKIADILLYIIKMVPSSVSHKVASYVINFSNHLLYPLAPNLVVGLFDNLGMKRSITFFEKDPTFLVNKNIKCNFLMQFINQWYKETKSSQPIQGFMLKANKDFLDYAQQVLPDFTDFIGKEYIIDLLDEHQERPDGVSYHKVFAMQRGIKGLPVIVNEKPIVELQDSLGTLKKQLSYKEQLLQTIKNTLIRMRTSGQREKIEQFQSQIYGLEKEISEIEYQISKLKYF, from the coding sequence ATGACTCACACACCGTCGTTTTCTAAGAGAATACATGGATCATCACTCATACAGAAACGTCTTGAGGATGATAGCCATTATTATAATCAAACATGAATATATCAGTGAAGATCAGTTATTGCTACTCCTTTACAAGGTTTCTTAGACGAAACTACAGCACAATATCTTGTATATAGTGATTTTTATCAAAGAACTAAACTTGAACCTTCTCTCATACCTATATATATAGGACCACGCTCTCATTCATTACATACACAATACAATATTTCTACTTTTATCAAGCAATATACTACTGATTATGGTATAATCAAAGATCAATTAAACTTTCTTGGTATATGATATAGTTTATATCATCTTTATCATCCTACTGTTATTGACGCATTGCATCATGTAGATAAAAAATTAGTACATGATCATCGCGTATGATTACGTTCAGATGTGGTATATTACGATATTGAGTCTTGAAGAGTAGTGCCAGATCATCGTATAGAAAAAAAAATAGTGAATACACAAGAATATATCGTAAGATTTTTTCTTAATTCTAATAAAGAGACACTGTCTTGATTGATTCATCATGCCTATGATCTTTTTGGATGTGTGGCTATATTAGTTAACCCTCATGATAAAAGATATAAAAAAGCTCGTGGTAGAGATATTATACTTCCTATTAGTAATAGGTCTGTCCCTGTAATTCCATATGAAGGTGTAAGTGTAGAGTGATTATGAACACGTGTACTTGTTCCAGCGCATAATCGTGAAGATTTTTGAATTGCATTAGAGTTGTGACTGCCAATAGACATATATGCATTTGATGAATGGTGAAAGTTTACATCATATGCAAAAGATTTTTCTCATAAATCTTTACAGGATTTTAGTGAAAATGTTATAAAATTTTTAGATGATATTTCGAATTTAGAATCTACTATTTTATCTGAACGTGTTGAATATAGGGATAAGTATACAAATCAACTGCTTTATCCACTTTTGAAAAAAAATATTTATATTGGACTTTGATATCAATCATTTGATGATAGAAATTTTATTGAACATAGTGGGCAATATATTTGAAATAGTACATTATTAGAGAATGATGTTTGAAAAGAAGAAAATTTTTGTATAACAAATCAGGACACTTATCAACCACTACTTTGATCTTTCTCATGATATTTTGATAATCAGTCTATTCACTCTGAGGAAGTTAATTTAATACAAGATATTGTAAAAGATTTTTACCAATGGTGACTGTTACATCTGCCTCTTAAGTGAGATGATATTATAGATATTTTTTCTCTCCAATATGATGGAATATATTTGTGGAAGATATTTTTTGAAGCACGTATACAACATACTACTTATCATAACCATGAAGAAGTATATACATTATTAGAAAAAATAACACAACATATACCGTCTGACCACGATATAGATACTTTATTAGAGTATATTGATTTATGATGATACTTTTTGCATACAAAGCAGGGTTATGTTGTTCAACATCATGATAACTATCATTATGATAATGATTATGTCGCTTTAGCTTTAATCATCTATCTTACACCTACATCTCTGATTGATATCGTAATGGTGTCAGATAAAACAACTTTTTTTAAGTTTTTTCTTTATGTACACTATTATTATTATAGAAAATCTCTTCAATTACATATTTATGCTTTAGAAGACAAAAAAGTATTTTGATCACAATGGAATACTATGCAAACATTAATGTCTGATGTCTCTAGATTATTATTGTTACAAGCTTGTCATCATCAAGATCATGATGAGATTCAATATTATTATACTGCAGAGGAGTTTGATCGCTTTCTTCAAAAACGATGGAATTTAGTTAGAATTATTCCACAATCTTGAAATTATACTATCGAAGAACAAGCAAAAGAATTGTTAGAGTTGTCACATCATATGAGTGATTATGATACTTATCTTATCTCAACATTACATGAGTTGTATGATGATGTTGTGTTTTCTCTTCAAAAACATCATACCGATCATATTGTTTCTATTACTATTTCTACATTATGGAATAAAATTGCTGATATTCTTTTGTATATTATCAAGATGGTTCCTTCTTCAGTATCTCATAAGGTAGCGTCATATGTGATTAATTTTTCTAATCATCTTCTTTATCCTTTAGCTCCTAATCTTGTTGTTTGATTGTTTGATAATCTTTGAATGAAGAGGTCTATAACGTTTTTTGAAAAAGATCCTACATTTTTAGTTAATAAAAATATAAAATGTAATTTTCTTATGCAATTTATTAATCAATGGTATAAGGAAACAAAGTCATCTCAGCCAATACAGTGATTTATGTTGAAAGCAAACAAAGACTTCCTAGATTATGCTCAACAAGTGCTGCCAGATTTTACTGATTTTATTGGTAAAGAATATATCATAGATCTTCTTGATGAACATCAGGAACGGCCAGATTGAGTATCATATCATAAAGTATTTGCTATGCAACGGTGAATAAAATGATTACCTGTAATTGTGAATGAAAAACCTATAGTTGAATTGCAGGATTCGCTCTGAACATTAAAAAAACAACTCTCTTATAAAGAACAACTTCTCCAAACTATTAAAAATACGTTGATTCGTATGCGTACGAGTGGTCAGAGAGAAAAAATTGAACAATTTCAATCACAAATTTATGGTTTAGAAAAAGAAATTAGTGAAATTGAATATCAAATCTCCAAATTAAAATATTTTTAG
- a CDS encoding putative aminodeoxychorismate lyase encodes MSSQKKKRLLRPGWILLFLVLCYFIAKKFLLPSSFSFDETITFESGDTMNVVYEKMSSSQKRTVRWYLFRNKGELETIQLGNYVFSGNYTPASLIETINNGPTRTYEKITLLEGRSIYDIDAYLSKQGYINAGEYISYVSNQENITIIASKYPFIEQFLSSKPSNAPSQISLEGLLYPDTYHINPNQPVIDQLVSLQLKAFQTKVFGPYQSQIDNFTSSLQQGGYTFTLGRYNIVTLASIIEKEERNNANKPTIAGIFLNRIQAGMRIDADITLCYGLKTGYEICTPSLIVKSISDASNLYNTRVHSGLTPTPIANPSASTFKALLEFNTTDNYYYLHGSDGKIYYGKSISEHNANKQYL; translated from the coding sequence ATGTCATCTCAGAAAAAGAAGAGATTGTTAAGACCATGATGGATACTTTTATTTCTTGTATTGTGTTACTTTATTGCTAAGAAGTTTTTGTTACCTTCTTCTTTTTCTTTTGATGAAACAATTACATTCGAATCTGGTGATACCATGAATGTCGTTTATGAAAAAATGTCTTCATCACAGAAACGTACTGTACGTTGGTATTTGTTTAGAAATAAAGGTGAACTTGAGACTATTCAATTAGGAAATTATGTTTTTTCAGGAAATTATACTCCAGCATCGTTGATAGAGACTATCAACAATTGACCCACTCGTACGTATGAAAAAATTACTCTTTTAGAGGGACGATCTATCTATGATATCGATGCTTACCTCAGTAAACAGTGATATATCAATGCTGGAGAATATATTTCTTATGTTAGTAATCAAGAGAATATAACAATTATTGCTTCTAAATACCCCTTTATAGAACAATTCTTGAGTAGTAAACCTTCAAATGCTCCTTCACAAATTTCACTTGAATGATTATTATACCCTGATACGTATCATATTAATCCTAACCAACCAGTGATTGATCAACTCGTTTCACTCCAACTGAAGGCATTTCAAACAAAGGTATTCTGACCCTATCAGAGTCAGATTGATAATTTTACGTCCTCGCTTCAACAATGAGGATATACCTTTACGTTGTGACGATATAATATCGTGACTTTGGCTAGTATTATCGAGAAAGAGGAAAGAAATAATGCTAACAAACCAACAATTGCAGGTATATTCTTAAATAGAATACAAGCAGGTATGAGAATCGATGCTGATATTACCCTTTGTTATGGTCTTAAAACAGGATATGAAATTTGTACTCCATCATTGATTGTGAAGTCTATTAGTGATGCAAGCAATCTTTATAATACAAGAGTACATAGTGGATTGACACCTACGCCAATTGCTAATCCTTCAGCATCTACATTTAAGGCATTGTTAGAATTTAATACAACAGATAATTATTATTATCTTCATGGATCTGATGGAAAGATATATTATGGAAAAAGTATTTCTGAACATAATGCAAATAAACAATATCTGTAA